GAAGTGATGGAAACGGCGCTGCTCGACAATGATGCCCAGGCGAGCGCAGCTGCCGGACAGGCGAGTACCAACCTGATGTTGGCACGTTTTTATCTTGAAAAGTTTCTGGTCGACAATTTGCCAGAAGATGCAATCCGGTCCACCGAAGAAGTCGAAGCCGCCCGCGTTGGTTTGACCCGCCTGTTGGGGGAGCTGCAGAACCCGCGCCGACGCGAGTTGACACAGGCCACCATGGCGGATCTGGACGCCTTTGATGCTGCCTCGTCAGAGGTCGCAGAGGTAATCAAAGCCCGCAACGCGCACTATGACCGAATGGACGAAATTGGCCCCGAAGCGCTGCTGCGCGTCGAAGCGGCGGTTGATGCCGTTGTTGATCAGCAAAACACGCTTGGGCCAGCCGGTGCCGCCCTCGCGCAACGCGCCATCTTTGTGGTCTCTGTCTTCGTAGTGGTCGGCGCGGTTATCGGCGGTCTGCTTGCGTTCTTTACCGGACGGATCATCGCAATGCGTCTGAATACGATTACCGAAGGCATGAGCGAGTTGGCCGACGGAAACCTTGATGTCGACATTAAACCTAGCGAGGACAAGCACGAAATTGGCAAAATGACGAATGCCATGGTGGTGTTTCTGGACAACGCTCGCAAAGCGCGCGATCTGGACATTGAGGTCAAAGAGAAAGAGAAACAGGAACGCGAACGCGAGGAAGCAGACCGGGCAAAAGAAGCCGAGTTGGAAGAGGAACGTCGCGCGACCGAGAAACGCGAACGCGAAGTTGAACGTGCTCGCATGGAAACGCTCCAGAACTTCCAACAGGATATGGAGCGGGTCTTGGGTGACGCTGCGTCCGGCAACTTCTCCAACCGCATGTCAGATGATGTAGAGGACGAAAGCCTGGCAGGACTTGCAAATGTGATCAATCAGTTGCTGGAAGCCACCGAATCCAACATCGCGGACGTCGTCAGCAGCATTGGAGAATTGGCAAAAGGGAACCTTGGTATCCGCATAGAAGGCGAACGAGAGGGTGCATTTGAGCGGATGCAGAATGATTTCAACGAGGCTCTGACATCTTTGGCGCAAACCATGGGCAAGATCATGAACAGCGGCCAGAGTGTATCATCCACATCAGCTGAACTGGAAACGTCGTCTCTTGGTATGGCCCGGCGTGCGGAAGACAGCGCCGCCGCTGTTGAAGAAACCTCGGCAGCCGTTGAGGAAATCACGGCCAGTATCCACCAAGTGGTCACAAACGCGAAGACAGCGAATGAAGCTACTCAAAAGGTTCGCGAAAGTGCTGACAGAACACGTGAGGTCTCGAACAAGACGGAGGCTTCCATAAACGCGATGACAGAAGCTTCGGCTCAGATCACGCGCGTGGTCAAAGTGATCGAGGATATTGCTTTCCAAATCAACCTACTTGCCCTCAACGCTGGTGTGGAAGCTGCACGAGCCGGAGAGGCGGGTCGCGGCTTCTCCGTGGTTGCTTCTGAAGTCCGTGCTCTGGCGCAGCGCTCCCAAGAGGCGGTGCAGGAAATCAGCCAGGTCATTGATCAAAACACCCAAAGTGTCGAGGCGGGCGTCGAACAAGTTGGCCTGTCACGTGAAGCTCTGGAGGGGATTATTTCTGAGGTCGAAGTCGCATCAGATCAAATTTCTGACATTGCAAAGGCCGTTGAGGAACAATCGATGGGCATTGGCGAGGTCAATACCGCCATCCGATCAATCGATTCAACTGCGCAGACAAACGCAGCGGCTTTGGAAGAAATGACCGCCTCCAGTGTTTCTTTGAGCGAAGAAGCAACAAGTTTGGCTGACGCTTTGCGCCAATTCTATGGTGTTTCTTTGGACAAGGCGGAAACCGAAACGAGCAAAACTGTCAAGCCGGAAAGCCAGACTTCCAAGCCATCCCCGGCTCCTGCGAAAGCAGCGGTCGCTGGTGGCAGCGCACAGCCGTCACATGATGGATGGGATGAGTTTTGAGCAATTTGAGCGCGCGGGAGGGTTTAGTCCTCCCGCGCCCTTTTTTCGATAAATGAAAGGCACAAATATGTCTGACACTGATGTACTCGCCCGTTCGCAGTCCATGGAATACCTATCCTTCCAAGTCGGCGGTGAAGACTATGCAATCGACATCAGGCTCGTGCGCGAAATCCGAGGTTGGACGACACCATCGCCTATGCCGGATGCGCCGGCCTTTGTGCTTGGTGTTATCAACCTGAGAGGGGAGGTGTTGCCCCTCTTGGATCTTGCGGCGCGCCTGGGGTTAACCACCCAGGATGCCACAGAAAGAAATGTCACGATTGTAGCAGAAGTGGACAACGGTCAGATTGGTTTGCTGGTTGATGCCGTCTCCGACATTGTTGTGTTGTCTGAAGATGACATGCAACCTGCACCAGACATTGCAAACGCAGGCCAGCAGTCTTCGGTTCGAGCACTTACTTTCATTGGGGAGGAAACTGTCAGAATTCTTGATCTCGAAGCCATATTGCCAATGATGAATGCCGCACAAGACCAAACCTAAAGCCAGCTTCTGTCTCAAAAAAGGTCATCGGAAAAGCATCTAGTCAAAAAGTATTTTTCGCGCGCAGATTTCGGCGGATCTACCTGAATGAGCGTTTTGAGTGCTTATTGCTCAAGGCTTTTTTGGTTCCCGGTTCATTAAGGTGCAAGCAACCGGCGGTATGTATGGTCTCGTTGGTATTCTTTGTTTCTTGCGTTCTCTGCCAGGCCTTTTTTGGACGCTCTTAGCTTTTCTGCTGCGCGTAGGCGGAAACATCATCTTTGTTCGGTAGATCTTTCACGTCAATTTTTTTCAATTGATGCCATCGTTGATCTTGAGAGGTTTAGTTTTGCGTCCAAAGCAAATCCATGCTCGGCCAAATCGAAGTCAGCGCTGAGCGGTGGCATGTATGAACTATGCGACGGTGCCTGCGTGCGGGAGTGCAATTTCACTCTGTGGCACCGAGTCTATTTGAGGGGCCGCGGGATGGCGTGGTCATAGTAAAAAACGGGTTTTTCAGCTCAGATGTTTAGCATATCTAATCGCCAAGCTTCGGCACCAAGCCGTGTCTTGACACAATGCATCTATGGCTGCTTTTGCTCGCTGCCATCGGTGGCGAATGTGCGCTGACCACTGCGTTTCATATGTCAAACCTCTTAGGGCGGTGACAAAGAGTTGCTGATTTGGATTGGAGGTGGTCCGGCACGCAGAAGTATTGTTTTATGGCAGAACGGATTGATAAAACCCGAGCGAGATTCTCCGCCGATCAACATGCCCGCGTCGACGTTTCTTGTAACTGGAATGGCTGACGGCTGTTCTTGACGTTACCTGGGAAGCCTTCGAAGCAACAGTGTGCGACGTCAGGCGCAGAGTTTTGTTTGACATTGCTGTACGGCTAGATTTCGTCGGTGGTAATGAGTTTCGACATTCTGCTCTGCGTCATCACCTACTAACACAGCTTAGAAGTTGTTGCGGTTTTGACGCGTCCCCACCGAAGGAAAAAACCTAAAATGTCGTATTCTGATCCATGATCAATCTCCGCCGGAGCTCTGTGCTTTTGGTTCACTAGGTAACGTCGCTTACGTGCCAAAAGTTACAGAACTGACCTTGTTCGCCAGCAAGTCGTATCGGAGATAAACTTTGCAGGTGCGCGAAAAAAGGGAGCATGAATGGTCCCTTGTGCCAACTGTTGTCCGATCAGATATTGAGCATTTCAAATGCCCAGTCAAAGAAAGACAGCATGGGGCTACCGAGAATATACCACAGCAACGTCGACAAAAGCACATTTCCATAGCGTCATCACATACGAAACCCCTTAACAAGTTACAAAAGAAGCCGGGTATCAGCGAGAGGTGGCTTGTTCACGACATACGTGGCGACGAGATATTGCCCCAACTCGAGACCGCAAAGCACTCGGTTCGGGTAATTTCCGGTTCGGCACCAAACGCGAAACGACTCGTCGCCATGACAATCTACTTGTAATTTCTGCTCAGCCAAGTGCGGTCCAATCGATACCGCCGCATCGATCAGAACATTTTTTCCTAAGGCAAGCTCAATTGAGACATCCGTCCCCCGTCGATTGCATAAATCTGCCCAGTCACAAATCCGCTTTCTGCCGCTGCCAAAAAGGCGACCAAGGCTGCAACTTCACTAGGGTCG
This genomic interval from Paracoccaceae bacterium contains the following:
- a CDS encoding methyl-accepting chemotaxis protein, yielding MSIVMRIYLGMGAMIALVLVVGGFASFQTNNIANTFVEYRKTARESLLAGDIMEDMFEARLAAGKYRLVKDEKYLDVLRENVAEITVLEAELHDMMTGYEGLDSLDEIPVMLEEYQQAMDQAFVLQNQRDALVEATETTGLKARQQLSEVMETALLDNDAQASAAAGQASTNLMLARFYLEKFLVDNLPEDAIRSTEEVEAARVGLTRLLGELQNPRRRELTQATMADLDAFDAASSEVAEVIKARNAHYDRMDEIGPEALLRVEAAVDAVVDQQNTLGPAGAALAQRAIFVVSVFVVVGAVIGGLLAFFTGRIIAMRLNTITEGMSELADGNLDVDIKPSEDKHEIGKMTNAMVVFLDNARKARDLDIEVKEKEKQEREREEADRAKEAELEEERRATEKREREVERARMETLQNFQQDMERVLGDAASGNFSNRMSDDVEDESLAGLANVINQLLEATESNIADVVSSIGELAKGNLGIRIEGEREGAFERMQNDFNEALTSLAQTMGKIMNSGQSVSSTSAELETSSLGMARRAEDSAAAVEETSAAVEEITASIHQVVTNAKTANEATQKVRESADRTREVSNKTEASINAMTEASAQITRVVKVIEDIAFQINLLALNAGVEAARAGEAGRGFSVVASEVRALAQRSQEAVQEISQVIDQNTQSVEAGVEQVGLSREALEGIISEVEVASDQISDIAKAVEEQSMGIGEVNTAIRSIDSTAQTNAAALEEMTASSVSLSEEATSLADALRQFYGVSLDKAETETSKTVKPESQTSKPSPAPAKAAVAGGSAQPSHDGWDEF
- a CDS encoding chemotaxis protein CheW gives rise to the protein MSDTDVLARSQSMEYLSFQVGGEDYAIDIRLVREIRGWTTPSPMPDAPAFVLGVINLRGEVLPLLDLAARLGLTTQDATERNVTIVAEVDNGQIGLLVDAVSDIVVLSEDDMQPAPDIANAGQQSSVRALTFIGEETVRILDLEAILPMMNAAQDQT